The following are from one region of the Salvia hispanica cultivar TCC Black 2014 chromosome 1, UniMelb_Shisp_WGS_1.0, whole genome shotgun sequence genome:
- the LOC125198539 gene encoding uncharacterized protein LOC125198539: MSKQLDLLTTQLGIMEMRQPGPELQGGVEGVNYVHQGGNNMNINNYRPNQGGGNYNNYGNKVHPNLSYENPNNALQPLPGFTMSNRLIEQQKKPNIEDILAAFMNQTTKYMEKTDKYMESTSQRLGKVKNDVQSLNVHMKSIDTQISQISQVVGVQHQPGQFPAQTINNPKDCKAIHLRGGKSYEGPSMPVEEKKSIPEEDVRAEENSKGKNKVEIRTKKDAVPEKLPSPPIPMTVRVPFPFAVKKKKLDEQFSKFLDIFRKVHINIPLVEALQEMPTYAKFLKDVLSKKKKWIDYETVNISENCSAIIQKKLSAKLKDPGSFNISCVIGNDRQTKALCDLGASINLMPLSFFRKMKIDTLKPTTITLQMTHRSVTYPKGIVEDVLVKVHDFIFPVDFVVLDMEEDMNVPLILGRPFLATGKKLIDIAKGELTLRMGNKRHILSIYNAMKSREDDELVMKMECKAVYVAKVQKTQAIESALGDFSLSRWMFGSCGGSLSKEETAPNSDVKEKKTKAANSPKVEIKICDGALKTTWWKKRLARSYASKIDKKSNTTIYGVT, translated from the coding sequence ATGTCAAAGCAGCTAGATCTTTTGACCACTCAACTGGGGATCATGGAGATGAGACAACCTGGACCAGAACTGCAAGGAGGAGTTGAAGGTGTCAACTATGTGCACCAAGGAGGGAATAACATGAACATCAACAACTATCGCCCCAACCAAGGTGGTGGTAACTATAACAACTATGGTAATAAAGTGCATCCCAATCTCTCATATGAGAATCCAAACAATGCTCTGCAACCACTGCCAGGATTCACAATGTCTAATAGGTTGATAGAACAACAGAAAAAGCCTAATATTGAAGATATCTTGGCAGCATTCATGAATCAGACTACCAAGTACATGGAGAAAACTGACAAGTACATGGAGAGCACTAGTCAAAGGTTGGGGAAGGTTAAAAACGACGTGCAAAGCTTGAATGTGCATATGAAGAGCATTGATACTCAGATTAGTCAAATTTCTCAAGTTGTAGGTGTCCAACATCAGCCAGGGCAATTTCCAGCACAGACCATAAACAATCCCAAAGATTGCAAGGCCATACACTTGAGAGGTGGTAAAAGCTATGAAGGACCTTCCATGCCTGTAGAGGAAAAGAAGAGTATTCCAGAGGAAGATGTCAGAGCAGAAGAGAATTCCAAGGGAAAGAATAAGGTGGAAATTCGGACCAAGAAAGACGCAGTGCCAGAAAAGCTGCCCTCTCCCCCCATTCCTATGACAGTTAGAGTGCCCTTCCCATTTgcggtgaagaagaagaagttggaTGAGCAATTCTCCAAATTTCTCGATATTTTTAGGAAGGTGCACATTAATATACCATTGGTGGAAGCTCTGCAAGAGATGCCTACGTATGCAAAGTTCCTAAAAGATGTGCtctccaagaagaagaagtggaTTGATTATGAGACGGTGAACATATCTGAAAACTGTAGTGCGATAATTCAAAAGAAGCTATCTGCCAAGCTTAAAGATCCTGGGAGTTTCAATATCTCATGCGTCATTGGAAATGACAGACAGACAAAGGCACTGTGTGATCTGGGGGCGAGCATAAATTTGATgccattatcatttttcagaAAGATGAAGATCGACACTCTCAAGCCGACTACAATCACACTACAGATGACACATAGATCAGTTACCTATCCTAAAGGAATTGTTGAGGATGTTCTGGTGAAGGTACACGACTTCATATTTCCCGTCGATTTTGTAGTGTTGGATATGGAGGAAGACATGAATGTGCCGCTTATCCTAGGGCGCCCATTCCTAGCAacgggaaaaaaattgatagatATAGCAAAGGGAGAGCTCACTCTTCGTATGGGCAACAAACGACACATTTTGTCTATCTATAATGCTATGAAGAGTCGTGAAGATGATGAACTTGTTATGAAGATGGAGTGCAAAGCTGTGTATGTTGCGAAGGTCCAAAAGACACAAGCAATTGAGTCCGCATTGGGGGATTTTTCATTGTCACGATGGATGTTTGGTTCATGTGGTGGATCACTTTCTAAAGAAGAGACTGCACCAAATTCTGAcgtgaaggagaagaaaacaaaagctGCAAATTCACCCAAAGtggaaatcaaaatttgtgatGGAGCTTTGAAAACTACTTGGTGGAAGAAGAGATTGGCTAGATCATATGCTTCCAAGATTGATAAAAAATCCAACACCACCATTTATGGCGTGACATGA
- the LOC125204840 gene encoding extensin-1-like: MKSFMEPRLWVLVALVTTFAATANADSGWNSKLDNLSPHLPYVYSSPPPPPYKYESPPPPPYKYKSPPPPPYKYESPPPPPYKYKSPPPPPYKYESPPPPPYRYKSPPPPPYKYESPPPSPYKYESPPPPPYKYKSPPPPPYKYESPPPPPYKYKSPPPPPYKYESPPPPPYKYKSPPPPPYKYESPPPPPYKYESPPPPPYNYKSPPPPPYVYKSPPPPPYKYESPPPPPYKYKSPPPPPYKYESPPPPPYKYESPPPPPYKYKSPPPPPYKYESPPPPPYKYESPPPPPYKYNSPPPPPYVYKSPPPPPYKYESPPPPPYKYESPPPPPYKYKSPPPPPYKYESPPPPPYKYKSPPPPPYKYESPPPPPYKYESPPPPPYKYESPPPPPYVYKSPPPPPYKYESPPPPPYKYESPPPPPYKYESPPPPPYKYKSPPPPPYVYKSPPPPPYKYESPPPPPYKYESPPPPPYVYKSPPPPPYKYESPPPPPYKYKSPPPPPYVYKSPPPPPYKYESPPPPPYLYKSPPPPPYKYESPPPPPYKYESPPPPPYLYKSPPPPPYKYESPPPPPYKYESPLPPPYKYKSPPPPPPYVYKSPPPPAYKYESPPPHPYNYKSSPTPPHKDDCPPPSYQYKSPPPPAHKY, translated from the coding sequence ATGAAGAGCTTCATGGAACCCCGACTGTGGGTTCTGGTGGCTCTCGTCACCACCTTCGCTGCCACGGCAAATGCCGACTCCGGGTGGAACTCCAAATTGGATAACTTATCACCACATCTTCCCTATGTTTACAGCTCCCCACCTCCACCACCTTACAAATATGAAtctcctcctccaccgccATACAAGTACAAatcaccaccgccaccgcctTACAAATACGAGTCACCTCCACCACCGCCTTATAAGTATAAgtcaccaccacctccaccttACAAGTACGagtctccaccaccaccaccttaCAGGTACAAGtcaccgccaccaccaccatacAAATATGAATCTCCACCACCATCACCATACAAGTACGAATCACCTCCGCCACCACCATACAAATACAagtcaccaccaccacctccttACAAGTATGAATCACCTCCGCCACCACCCTACAAATACAagtcaccaccaccacctccgtACAAGTATGagtctccaccaccaccaccttaCAAGTACAAGTCACCTCCTCCACCGCCATACAAATATGAATCTCCCCCACCACCACCTTATAAGTATGAATCACCCCCACCACCACCCTACAATTATAAGTCACCACCACCTCCCCCGTATGTGTACAAGTCTCCCCCGCCACCGCCTTACAAGTACGAatcacctccaccaccaccctacaaatataaatcaccaccaccgccgccttACAAGTACGAATCGCCTCCACCTCCGCCATACAAATATGAATCTCCACCGCCTCCACCTTACAAGTACAAGTCACCTCCACCACCGCCATACAAATATgaatcaccaccaccacctccttACAAGTATGAatcacctccaccaccaccatacAAATATAATTCACCACCCCCACCTCCTTACGTGTACAAATCTCCCCCACCACCGCCTTACAAGTATGAATCACCTCCGCCACCACCATACAAGTACGAATCACCTCCGCCACCACCATACAAATACAagtcaccaccaccacctccttACAAGTACGAATCACCTCCGCCACCACCCTACAAATATAagtcaccaccaccacctccttACAAGTACGAGTcgcctccaccaccaccgtACAAGTATGAAtcgcctccacctccaccttaCAAGTACGagtctccaccaccacctccataTGTTTACAagtctccaccaccaccaccctaTAAGTATGAatctcctccaccaccaccatacAAGTACGagtctccaccaccacctccataTAAGTACGAGTCACCTCCACCACCGCCATACAAATACAaatctccaccaccacctccataTGTTTACAAatctccaccaccacccccTTACAAGTATGAatcacctccaccaccaccttaCAAATATGAGtcaccaccacctcctcctTATGTATACAAGTCTCCCCCTCCACCACCTTACAAATACGAGTCACCGCCGCCACCACCCTACAAGTACAagtcaccaccaccaccaccgtaCGTCTACAagtctccaccaccaccaccttaCAAGTATGAGTCACCCCCACCTCCTCCATATCTATACAAATCCCCACCACCACCCCCTTATAAATATGAATCACCTCCACCCCCACCTTACAAGTACGAGtcaccaccacctcctccaTATCTTTACAAgtctcctccaccaccaccttaCAAGTATgaatcaccaccaccaccaccttaCAAGTACGAGTCACCTCTACCACCACCCTACAAATACAAGTcacctcctccacctcctccttATGTTTACAAATCTCCACCACCGCCAGCATACAAATATGAGTCTCCACCGCCCCATCCCTACAACTATAAATCTTCACCAACACCACCTCACAAGGATGACTGTCCACCACCATCATATCAGTACAAATCTCCACCACCTCCAGCACACAAGTACTAA
- the LOC125198520 gene encoding extensin-3-like → MKSFMEPRLWVLVALIITFAAMANADSTWESNSPHLPYVYSSPPPPPYKYESPPPPPYKYKSPPPPPYKYESPPPPPYKYKSPPPPPYKYASPPPPPYKYKSPPPPPYKYESPPPPPYKYKSSPPPPYKYESPPPPPYKYESPPPPPYKYKSPPPPHYKYESPPPPPYKYKSPPPPPYKYESPPPPPYKYKSPPPPPYKYESPPPPPYKYESPPPPSYKYKSPPPPPYVYKSPPPPPYKYESPPPPPYKYKSPPPPPYKYESPPPPPYKYESPPPPPYKYKSPPPPPYKYESPPPPPYKYESPPPPPYKYKSPPPPPYVYKSPPPPPYKYESPPPPPYKYKSPPPPPDKYESPPPPPYKYESPPPPPYVYKSPPPPPYKYESPPPPPYKYESPPPPPYVYKSPPPPPYKYESPPPPPYVYKSPPPPPYKYESPPPPPYKYESPPPPPYVYKSPPPPPYKYESPPPPPYKYESPPPPPYKYESPPPPPYVYKSPPPPPYKYESPPPPPYKYESPPPPPYLYKSPPPPPYKYESPPPPPYLYKSPPPPPYKYESPPPPPYKYESPPPPPYLYKSPPPPPYKYESPPPPPYKYESPPPPPYVYKSPPPPPYKYESSPPPPYKYESPPPPPYKYKSPPPPPYKYESPPPPPYKYESPPPPPYIYKSPPPPPYVYKSPPPPPYLYKSPPPPSYLYKSPPPPPYKY, encoded by the exons ATGAAGAGCTTCATGGAACCCCGACTGTGGGTTCTGGTGGCTCTCATCATCACCTTCGCTGCCATGGCCAATGCCGACTCCACGTGGGAGTCCAATTCACCTCATCTTCCCTATGTTTATAGCTCCCCACCTCCACCACCTTACAAGTATGAATCCCCTCCTCCACCGCCTTACAAGTACAAATCACCACCGCCGCCACCTTACAAATACGAGTCGCCTCCACCACCGCCTTATAAGTATAAgtcgccaccaccaccaccttaCAAATATGCGTCGCCTCCACCACCGCCTTATAAGTATAAGTcgccaccacctccacctTACAAGTACGAGtctccaccaccgccgcctTACAAGTACAAGTcatcgccgccgccaccaTACAAATATGAATCTCCACCGCCACCACCTTACAAGTATGAAtcccctcctccgccgccttACAAATACAAATCACCACCGCCGCCACATTACAAATACGAGTCGCCTCCACCGCCACCCTACAAATAcaaatcaccaccaccacctccttACAAGTATGagtctccaccaccaccaccatacAAGTACAAGTCACCTCCTCCACCCCCATACAAATATGaatctccaccaccaccaccttaTAAGTATGAATCACCTCCACCAccatcatataaatataagtcaccaccacctcctcccTATGTTTACAAATCTCCCCCGCCTCCACCTTACAAGTACGAatcacctccaccaccaccctACAAATATAAATCACCACCGCCGCCACCTTATAAGTATGAATCACCTCCACCTCCGCCGTACAAATATGagtctccaccaccaccaccttaCAAGTACAAgtcacctccaccaccaccatacAAATATGaatctccaccaccaccaccatacAAGTACGAatcacctccaccaccaccatacAAATATAAGtcaccaccacctcctcctTATGTGTACAAATCTCCCCCACCACCGCCTTATAAGTACGAATCACCTCCGCCACCACCCTACAAATAcaaatcaccaccaccacctcctgACAAGTACGAGTCACCTCCACCACCGCCTTACAAATACGaatctccaccaccacctccataTGTTTACAAgtctccaccaccaccgccgtATAAGTATGAatccccaccaccaccaccatacAAGTACGAATCTCCACCTCCGCCTCCGTATGTTTACAagtctccaccaccaccaccatacAAGTACGagtctccaccaccacctccataTGTTTACAAGtccccaccaccaccgcccTACAAATATGAATcgcctccaccaccaccatacAAGTACGagtctccaccaccacctccataTGTTTACAAgtctccaccaccaccgcccTACAA ATATGAAtcgcctccacctccacccTACAAGTACGAgtcacctccaccaccaccgtACAAATACGaatctccaccaccaccaccatatGTTTACAagtctccaccaccaccaccttaCAAGTATgaatcaccaccaccaccaccttaCAAGTATGAGTCACCGCCACCTCCACCTTACTTATACAagtctccaccaccaccaccttaCAAGTATGAGtcaccaccacctcctccaTATCTATACAAatctccaccaccacccccTTACAAATATGAAtcgcctccacctccaccttaCAAATACGAGtcaccaccacctcctcctTATCTTTACAAgtctcctccaccaccaccttaCAAGTACGAgtcacctccaccaccaccctACAAATACGAAtcaccaccacctcctcctTATGTTTACAaatctccaccaccaccaccgtaCAAATACGAATCATCTCCACCCCCACCGTACAAATATGAGTCTCCACCACCTCCCCCTTACAAATACAAAtctccaccaccgccacctTACAAGTACGAAtctccaccaccgccgccatACAAATATGAATCACCCCCACCACCACCCTACATATACAAAtcaccaccacctcctccaTATGTTTACAAatccccaccaccaccaccctaCCTTTACAAATCACCTCCACCCCCATCTTACCTTTACAAAtctccaccacctccaccatACAAGTACTAA
- the LOC125201982 gene encoding extensin-2-like produces the protein MKSFMEPRLWVLVALVTTFAATANADSTWKPDLPLPHLPYIYSSPPPPPYKYESPPPPPYKYKSPPPPPYKYESPPPLPYKYKSPPPPPYKYESSPPPPYKYESPPPPPYKYKSPPPPPYKYESPPPPPYKYKSPLPPPYKYESPPPPPYKYESPPPPPYKYKSPPPPPYVYKSPPPPPYKYESPPPPPYKYESPPPPPYKYKSPPPPPYKYESPPPPPYKYESPPPPPYKYKSPPPPPYKYESPPPPPYKYESPPPPPYKYKSPPPPPYKYESPPPPPYKYESPPPPPYKYKSPPPPPYVYKSPPPPPYKYESPPPPPYKYKSPPPPAYKYKSPPPPPYKYESPPPPPYKYESPPPPPYKYKSPPPPPYKYESPPPPPYKYKSPPPHPYKYESPPPPPYKYESPPPPPYVYKSPPPPPYKYESPPPPPYKYESPPPPPYKYKSPPPPPYKYESPPPPPYVYKSPPPPPYKYESPPPPPYKYKSPPPPYKYESPPPPPYKYESPPPPPYVYKSPPPPPYKYESPPPPPYKYESPPPPPYVYKSPPPPPYKYESPPPPPYVYKSPPPPPYKYESPPPPPYKYESPPPPPYVYKSPPPPPYKYESPPPPPYLYKSPPPPPYKYESPPPPPYKYESPPPPPYKYKSPPPPPYVYKSPPPPPYKYESPPPLPYKYKSSPTPPQKDDCPPPSYQYKSPPPPPHKY, from the coding sequence ATGAAGAGCTTCATGGAACCCCGACTGTGGGTTCTGGTGGCTCTGGTAACCACCTTCGCTGCCACGGCAAATGCCGACTCCACGTGGAAGCCCGACTTGCCACTGCCACATCTTCCTTATATTTACAGCTCACCACCGCCACCACCTTACAAGTATGAAtctcctcctccaccgcctTACAAGTACAaatcaccaccaccgccacctTACAAATATGAGTCGCCTCCACCACTACCTTATAAATATAAGTCGCCACCTCCTCCACCCTACAAGTATGAGTcttcaccaccaccaccttaCAAATACGAGTCGCCTCCACCACCGCCTTATAAGTATAAATCGCCACCGCCTCCACCCTACAAGTATGagtctccaccaccaccaccatacAAGTACAAGTCACCTCTACCACCACCATACAAATATGaatctccaccaccaccaccttaTAAGTATGAATCacccccaccaccaccatacAAATATAAGtcaccaccacctcctcccTATGTGTACAAGTCACCCCCGCCACCGCCATACAAGTACGAAtcacctccaccacctcctTACAAGTATGagtctccaccaccaccaccatacAAGTACAAGTCACCTCCTCCACCGCCATACAAATATGAATCTCCCCCGCCTCCACCATACAAGTACGAatcacctccaccaccaccctACAAATACAAAtctccaccaccgccgcctTATAAGTATGAATCACCTCCACCTCCGCCGTACAAATATGAGTCTCCCCCACCACCACCTTACAAGTACAAgtcacctccaccaccaccatacAAATATGaatctccaccaccaccaccatacAAGTATgaatcaccaccaccaccaccatacAAATATAAGtcaccaccacctcctcctTATGTGTACAAATCTCCCCCACCACCACCTTACAAGTACGAATCACCTCCGCCACCACCCTACAAATACAagtctccaccaccacctGCTTACAAGTACAAGTCACCTCCACCACCGCCATACAAATACGAatctccaccaccaccgccataTAAGTATGAatcacctccacctccaccctACAAGTACAAgtctccaccaccaccgccataTAAGTATGAatcacctccacctccaccctACAAGTACAAGTCTCCACCACCACATCCTTACAAGTACGAGTCACCTCCACCACCGCCATACAAATACGaatctccaccaccacctccataTGTTTACAAgtctccaccaccaccgcccTACAAGTATGAAtcgcctccacctccacccTACAAGTACGAgtctcctccaccaccaccatacAAGTACAAgtcacctccaccaccaccatacAAATACGaatctccaccaccacctccataTGTTTACAAGTCTCCACCTCCACCGCCCTACAAGTATGAAtcacctcctcctccacccTACAAGTACAagtctccaccaccaccatacAAGTACGAGTcgcctccaccaccaccatacAAATACGaatctccaccaccacctccataTGTTTACAAgtctccaccaccacccccTTACAAGTATGAATCACCTCCACCACCGCCATACAAATATGAGTCACCACCGCCTCCTCCTTATGTGTACAAGTCTCCCCCACCACCACCTTACAAATATGAGtcaccaccacctcctcctTATGTGTACAAGTCTCCCCCACCACCACCTTACAAATATgaatcaccaccaccaccaccctaCAAATACGagtcaccaccaccaccaccgtaCGTCTACAagtctccaccaccaccaccttaCAAGTATGAGTcaccacctcctcctccaTATCTATACAAAtccccaccaccaccgcctTACAAATACGAatcacctccacctccaccttaCAAGTATGAgtcacctccaccaccaccctACAAATACAAGtcacctccacctcctcctTATGTTTACAAAtctccaccaccgccaccaTACAAATATGAGTCACCACCACCTCTTCCTTACAAATATAAATCTTCACCAACACCACCTCAGAAGGATGACTGTCCACCACCATCATACCAGTACAAAtctccaccacctccaccacaCAAGTACTAA